One genomic window of Desulfovibrio subterraneus includes the following:
- a CDS encoding PTS system mannose/fructose/sorbose family transporter subunit IID: protein MTDARTLLRCFLRTYLVGAAFNTRGLQNVGIVYAMEPGLRAIYPDPKQRRDARKRYLKHYNTHPFWTPLLVGTFLSLEALIARGKAPPEMLTTLKDTTTYTLSAIGDSVFGGSFLVFWSLTTTCMLVANLHWAALCWTGLLFLSLQAFKLFTFAAGLRGGLKVLNMLRNWDLINWGERLKLANAVVLVILLYEVWPGAHPQYAWERPGELAWGLASAGLCLAGWVLARFHLSRIILFFILALVAAAVPMLTGYFSSGI from the coding sequence ATGACGGATGCCCGAACTCTGCTGCGCTGCTTTCTGCGCACCTACCTTGTAGGTGCCGCATTCAATACGCGCGGCCTGCAGAATGTGGGAATAGTCTATGCCATGGAGCCGGGTTTGCGCGCCATATATCCCGACCCGAAACAGCGGCGTGATGCCAGAAAGCGGTACCTGAAGCATTATAACACCCACCCTTTCTGGACCCCGTTGCTGGTGGGCACCTTCCTCTCGCTGGAAGCACTCATTGCCCGCGGCAAAGCGCCGCCGGAAATGCTTACGACCCTGAAGGACACCACCACATACACCCTTTCCGCCATCGGCGACTCCGTATTCGGCGGCAGTTTTCTGGTATTCTGGTCGCTGACCACCACGTGTATGCTCGTGGCGAACCTGCACTGGGCAGCACTATGCTGGACAGGTTTACTCTTTCTCAGCCTGCAGGCTTTCAAGCTGTTCACCTTTGCCGCCGGCCTTCGCGGCGGGCTGAAAGTGCTGAACATGCTCAGAAATTGGGATCTTATCAACTGGGGGGAGCGACTGAAACTCGCCAACGCAGTTGTTCTTGTGATACTATTATATGAAGTCTGGCCCGGTGCGCATCCCCAATACGCATGGGAACGCCCGGGGGAGCTGGCATGGGGGCTTGCCAGCGCCGGATTGTGTCTGGCCGGTTGGGTGCTTGCGCGCTTCCACCTGTCCAGAATAATACTCTTCTTTATTCTGGCACTGGTTGCGGCAGCCGTACCCATGCTGACAGGATATTTCTCTTCCGGCATATGA
- the rpsP gene encoding 30S ribosomal protein S16 — MAVKLRLTRMGNKKRAFYRVVAINTLSRRDGRPLEYLGFYNPMVEPAEIKIDMDKVQKWINDGAEPSDTVRALLKQVK; from the coding sequence ATGGCCGTTAAACTCAGACTGACCCGTATGGGCAACAAGAAGCGTGCATTCTACCGCGTCGTGGCGATCAACACTCTGTCCCGCCGCGATGGTCGTCCTCTTGAATACTTGGGCTTCTACAACCCCATGGTCGAGCCTGCCGAAATCAAGATTGACATGGACAAGGTTCAGAAGTGGATCAACGACGGCGCTGAGCCCAGCGACACCGTTCGCGCCCTTCTCAAGCAAGTTAAGTAA
- a CDS encoding YraN family protein, with the protein MVGNHGGFTAKPQHLVTGANGEEAAARFLTDRGYRIAARNWRHGKLELDIVCTRGNETIFVEVKTRAQGSLQRPDEALTAAKRRSLIRAAQQYISAANLWDRPCRFDLIAVVRSGDTYHVEHMENAFDLSQPVGSGNTAWQPW; encoded by the coding sequence ATGGTAGGCAACCACGGTGGATTCACAGCAAAGCCGCAGCATCTCGTCACCGGAGCAAACGGGGAAGAGGCCGCAGCCCGCTTTCTGACCGACCGCGGGTACCGCATTGCCGCGCGCAACTGGCGGCACGGCAAGCTTGAGCTGGACATCGTCTGCACACGTGGCAACGAAACCATCTTCGTGGAAGTAAAAACGCGTGCGCAGGGTTCGCTGCAACGCCCTGACGAAGCGCTGACGGCAGCCAAACGGCGCAGCCTGATACGGGCGGCGCAGCAGTATATTTCAGCGGCAAACCTGTGGGACAGGCCTTGCCGTTTCGACCTTATCGCCGTTGTGCGCAGCGGCGACACCTATCACGTGGAGCACATGGAAAATGCCTTTGATCTCTCCCAACCTGTGGGTAGTGGCAACACCGCTTGGCAACCCTGGTGA
- a CDS encoding ribonuclease HII: MNLLTPDGTEPDLQATWPLPFAGVDEAGRGCLAGPVVAGACILPQGLVIEGLTDSKKLTEKKREALYPVIRQQALAWGVGVVWPAEIDRINILQATFLAMHRAVQALKVPPVFLAIDGNQKIPAELAGAMAQTTVVKGDLKIPAISAASILAKTFRDRLMNSLHHRYPQYGFAQHKGYGTQEHIAAIAASGPCRMHRLTFAKVRPEKASEVMTEQASLW, from the coding sequence ATGAACCTGCTCACGCCGGACGGAACCGAACCGGATCTGCAGGCAACATGGCCGCTCCCCTTTGCCGGAGTGGACGAAGCAGGCCGTGGCTGCCTTGCGGGTCCTGTTGTGGCCGGTGCCTGCATTCTTCCGCAGGGCCTCGTCATAGAAGGCCTCACCGACTCCAAAAAGCTTACCGAGAAAAAGCGCGAGGCGCTCTACCCCGTCATACGGCAGCAGGCCCTTGCATGGGGCGTGGGGGTTGTCTGGCCCGCCGAGATAGACCGCATCAACATTCTGCAGGCCACCTTTCTGGCCATGCATCGTGCCGTGCAGGCACTGAAGGTGCCACCGGTCTTTCTGGCCATTGACGGCAACCAGAAGATACCCGCGGAACTGGCAGGAGCCATGGCCCAGACCACGGTGGTCAAGGGCGACCTCAAGATTCCGGCCATATCCGCAGCGTCCATTCTGGCAAAGACCTTCCGCGACAGGCTCATGAACAGCCTGCACCACCGGTATCCCCAGTACGGATTTGCACAGCACAAAGGCTACGGCACGCAGGAGCATATTGCCGCCATCGCAGCATCAGGCCCCTGCCGGATGCACCGGCTCACCTTTGCCAAAGTGCGTCCCGAGAAGGCATCAGAAGTGATGACGGAGCAGGCTTCGCTATGGTAG
- the rsmI gene encoding 16S rRNA (cytidine(1402)-2'-O)-methyltransferase produces the protein MPLISPNLWVVATPLGNPGDLSPRAREVLEAADLVLAEDTRRAGTLFKMTGVTVKKLASFHDHNEEAKSPSLVEAMQQGQVLALVSDAGMPLFSDPGYRLVRLARQEGLSVSVVPGPSAPLTALAASGIAPQPFTFMGFPPRKKSDQEKFFGEFRSVQTTLVFFERKNRLAETLAVAFGVLGPRELCVARELTKTHEEFILTRLEAHATVPDDLLGEITVVVGPPESVDKPGDEAVLDLIREESAAGGKPRDIARRVKDRVLGWSVGEIYQLMQR, from the coding sequence ATGCCTTTGATCTCTCCCAACCTGTGGGTAGTGGCAACACCGCTTGGCAACCCTGGTGATCTTTCTCCCCGTGCGCGCGAGGTGCTGGAAGCCGCCGACCTTGTGCTGGCGGAAGACACCCGCCGCGCCGGAACCCTGTTCAAGATGACAGGGGTTACCGTAAAAAAGCTCGCCAGCTTCCACGACCATAACGAGGAAGCAAAATCTCCCTCGCTGGTAGAGGCCATGCAGCAGGGACAGGTTCTCGCGCTGGTTTCCGATGCGGGCATGCCCCTGTTTTCCGACCCCGGCTACAGGTTGGTCCGGCTTGCCCGGCAGGAAGGTCTTTCCGTCTCCGTGGTCCCCGGCCCGAGTGCTCCCCTGACGGCGCTCGCTGCCAGCGGCATAGCGCCGCAGCCGTTTACCTTCATGGGCTTTCCCCCGCGCAAGAAAAGCGATCAGGAAAAATTTTTCGGCGAATTCCGTTCCGTGCAGACCACACTGGTCTTCTTTGAGCGAAAAAACCGCCTTGCGGAGACGCTCGCAGTTGCCTTCGGCGTGCTCGGCCCACGGGAACTGTGCGTTGCGCGGGAATTGACCAAGACACATGAGGAGTTTATCCTCACCCGCCTGGAGGCGCATGCCACTGTGCCGGACGACCTGCTGGGAGAAATCACGGTTGTTGTCGGCCCGCCGGAAAGTGTGGACAAACCCGGTGATGAGGCCGTTCTCGACCTTATCAGGGAAGAGTCCGCTGCCGGCGGCAAACCCCGGGATATTGCCCGCCGCGTGAAAGACCGCGTGCTGGGCTGGAGCGTGGGCGAAATATACCAGCTCATGCAACGCTGA
- the smpB gene encoding SsrA-binding protein SmpB, whose amino-acid sequence MSKKNKKESSGHIAKNKKARHYYELIENLEAGIELRGTEVKSLRAGLVAFRDSYVQFRNGEAWLVGLHIAPYENAGYAQHDPDRERRLLLHSRQISAWAAKVDQRGFSVVPVSIYFKESRVKVEIALGRGKKLHDQRDTIKERDIQRDVARQLAGM is encoded by the coding sequence ATGAGCAAGAAGAACAAAAAGGAATCCAGCGGGCATATCGCAAAGAACAAGAAAGCCCGCCACTATTACGAACTCATCGAAAACCTTGAAGCCGGTATAGAACTGCGCGGCACCGAGGTAAAATCGTTGCGCGCGGGCCTTGTGGCCTTCCGCGACAGCTACGTTCAGTTCAGAAACGGTGAGGCATGGCTTGTGGGCCTGCATATCGCCCCCTATGAAAACGCAGGCTACGCCCAGCACGACCCCGACCGCGAACGCAGGCTTCTGCTGCACAGCCGCCAGATTTCTGCATGGGCCGCCAAGGTGGACCAGCGCGGTTTCTCCGTGGTGCCCGTTTCCATATATTTCAAGGAATCCCGCGTGAAAGTGGAAATTGCGCTCGGACGAGGCAAAAAGCTGCACGATCAGCGCGACACCATCAAGGAACGCGATATTCAACGCGACGTGGCCCGTCAGTTGGCAGGCATGTAG
- the rimM gene encoding ribosome maturation factor RimM (Essential for efficient processing of 16S rRNA) — MTDSRLLQIGLIVKPHGLRGEVCVEYYADSPLLLSDHVWLQKGKSKPTLHKVVSTRTHQGRELLLLEDCRDRNCAETLRNVIVLVPESSLPDPDEDEVYLYQLEGLEVRLEDGSSIGHIVNFQFNAGSEVWVIETPDKREVLFPATDQFVTGVDLDNGTVTIAPPEGLLDLYLGGE; from the coding sequence ATGACTGACAGTCGACTCTTACAGATAGGCTTGATCGTCAAGCCACACGGATTGCGGGGGGAAGTCTGCGTCGAATACTACGCGGACTCCCCTTTACTTCTGAGCGATCACGTGTGGCTGCAGAAAGGCAAGTCAAAGCCCACCCTTCACAAGGTGGTCTCTACGCGTACCCATCAGGGACGCGAGTTGCTTCTGCTTGAGGATTGCCGCGATAGAAACTGCGCAGAAACCCTGCGCAACGTAATAGTGCTCGTCCCCGAGAGCTCTCTGCCCGACCCCGATGAAGATGAGGTATACCTCTATCAGCTCGAGGGTCTTGAAGTGCGCCTTGAGGATGGCTCGTCCATCGGACACATCGTTAACTTTCAATTCAACGCCGGATCAGAGGTCTGGGTGATAGAAACGCCGGACAAGCGGGAAGTACTCTTCCCCGCCACCGACCAGTTCGTCACCGGTGTGGACCTCGACAACGGCACCGTCACCATTGCACCGCCAGAAGGACTGCTCGACCTCTATCTGGGCGGCGAGTAG
- a CDS encoding KH domain-containing protein, with translation MLKDLVEYIAKSLVDNPDAVSVAEVEGEQTSVLELKVAKEDLGKVIGKQGRTARAMRTILGAASTKARKRSVLEILE, from the coding sequence ATGTTGAAGGATCTGGTTGAGTACATCGCGAAATCGCTTGTAGACAACCCTGACGCAGTGTCCGTAGCTGAGGTCGAGGGTGAACAGACTTCTGTTCTTGAACTGAAGGTAGCCAAGGAAGACCTTGGTAAAGTAATTGGCAAGCAGGGCCGTACGGCCCGCGCGATGCGCACCATCCTCGGTGCCGCCTCCACCAAAGCCAGGAAGCGCTCTGTTCTGGAAATTCTGGAATAA
- a CDS encoding HPr family phosphocarrier protein — protein sequence MHRVRNTITEHEDCFAAIILVQNELGLHARPAARIAQEAQKFRCELRLVVEDQEVDAKSILDILSLAAVRGTEITLKGWGDDARQALEHMADTLHRTLGEGA from the coding sequence ATGCACAGAGTGCGTAATACGATTACCGAACACGAGGATTGCTTCGCAGCAATCATCCTTGTGCAAAATGAACTGGGGCTGCATGCGCGCCCTGCTGCGCGCATAGCACAGGAAGCCCAGAAGTTCCGGTGCGAACTCCGGCTTGTGGTGGAAGATCAGGAGGTGGATGCCAAGTCCATCCTCGACATTCTTTCCCTTGCCGCCGTGCGTGGAACCGAGATCACCCTGAAAGGATGGGGCGACGATGCACGTCAGGCCCTTGAGCATATGGCCGATACCCTGCACCGCACATTGGGAGAGGGGGCGTAA
- a CDS encoding FAD-binding oxidoreductase, protein MTKTASLTANQHRFLQNLFPGTDYLTTPEQMLVFETDASRLTGVPLAVVRPQTEEQIVELMRWAHTERIPLYPRARATNVVGLCVPEKPGIVISTLKMNRIIDVDADDFVAVVEPGIVTGDLQKHVEAMGLFYPPDPASFGISTIGGNVATCAGGMRAVKYGVTREWVLGCRVVLPGGKVIECGGRNHKNVVGLDLTRLMVGSEGTLGVMSNITLKLMPKPEATASLMAGFSSLEDAMGAVSSVFRAGILPTALEFMGAEVLDCLARLTTVPWPQGDNGARAVLLFRLDGSEAALPHDLKRLHTALQNGQSTPVWLEQGIGSEQEEPLWEIRRLINPASFYVAPNKISDDVTVPRGRLLTALLGIRRIADESGLTILTFGHVGDGNIHVNVMHDASDPDQKERAQKAKLAVMEHVLALRGTLSGEHGIGLTKAPYVHRQLGEEERRIMRDIKSAFDPHHIMNPGKAF, encoded by the coding sequence ATGACGAAGACCGCCAGCCTCACCGCCAATCAGCATCGCTTTTTGCAGAATCTGTTTCCCGGCACTGACTACCTGACAACACCGGAACAGATGCTGGTCTTCGAAACTGATGCAAGCCGCCTCACGGGTGTGCCGCTGGCTGTTGTCCGCCCGCAGACAGAAGAACAGATCGTCGAACTGATGCGCTGGGCGCACACTGAGCGTATTCCGCTGTACCCGCGCGCCCGTGCCACCAACGTGGTGGGCCTGTGCGTGCCGGAAAAACCCGGTATCGTCATTTCCACCCTGAAGATGAACCGCATCATAGACGTGGACGCAGACGATTTTGTGGCCGTGGTGGAACCGGGTATTGTTACCGGCGACCTGCAGAAACATGTGGAGGCCATGGGCCTTTTCTACCCGCCGGACCCTGCCAGTTTCGGCATTTCGACAATAGGGGGCAATGTCGCGACCTGTGCGGGCGGCATGCGCGCCGTGAAATACGGCGTAACCCGCGAGTGGGTTCTGGGCTGCCGCGTGGTGCTCCCCGGTGGCAAGGTCATTGAATGCGGAGGCCGCAACCACAAGAATGTGGTGGGGCTGGATCTTACCCGCCTCATGGTGGGCAGTGAAGGCACACTGGGGGTCATGAGCAACATCACCCTCAAGCTCATGCCCAAGCCCGAGGCAACCGCCTCCCTCATGGCCGGTTTTTCGTCGCTGGAAGATGCCATGGGCGCGGTGAGCAGCGTATTCCGTGCGGGCATTCTGCCCACGGCGCTGGAGTTCATGGGTGCCGAAGTGCTGGACTGTCTGGCCAGACTTACGACAGTGCCCTGGCCGCAGGGAGATAATGGCGCCCGCGCCGTGCTGCTGTTCCGGCTTGACGGAAGCGAGGCTGCCCTGCCCCACGACCTGAAACGGCTGCATACGGCCCTGCAGAATGGGCAGAGTACGCCTGTATGGCTTGAACAGGGCATCGGCTCCGAGCAGGAAGAACCGCTCTGGGAAATCCGCCGCCTCATAAACCCCGCATCCTTCTATGTGGCCCCCAACAAAATTTCCGACGATGTCACCGTACCGCGTGGCCGCCTGCTTACCGCACTGCTCGGCATTCGCAGAATAGCGGACGAAAGCGGCCTCACCATCCTCACCTTCGGCCATGTGGGCGATGGCAACATCCATGTAAACGTCATGCACGATGCCTCGGACCCCGACCAGAAGGAACGCGCGCAAAAGGCCAAACTCGCCGTCATGGAGCATGTTCTTGCCTTGCGGGGCACGCTTTCGGGTGAACACGGCATAGGCTTGACCAAGGCACCCTATGTGCATAGGCAGCTGGGGGAAGAAGAGCGTCGCATCATGCGGGATATCAAGTCTGCGTTCGACCCCCATCATATAATGAATCCGGGCAAAGCGTTCTGA
- the rplS gene encoding 50S ribosomal protein L19 — protein sequence MNAIQKIEREQMRIDMPKFNSGDTVKVHMRIIEGEKERIQVFQGAVIRISNGTTGATFTVRKVSEGVGVERVFPMHSPSIERVELVQEGRVRRSRLYYLRDLKGKAARIKPKNRW from the coding sequence ATGAATGCTATTCAGAAGATCGAACGTGAACAGATGCGCATCGACATGCCGAAGTTCAACAGCGGCGACACCGTTAAGGTGCACATGCGTATTATCGAAGGCGAAAAGGAACGCATCCAGGTTTTCCAGGGTGCCGTAATCCGCATCAGCAACGGCACCACCGGTGCTACCTTCACCGTCCGCAAGGTTTCCGAAGGTGTTGGCGTTGAGCGCGTGTTCCCCATGCACTCTCCCTCCATCGAACGTGTGGAACTGGTTCAGGAAGGCCGCGTACGTCGTAGCCGCCTGTACTACCTGCGCGACCTTAAGGGTAAGGCTGCCCGCATCAAGCCCAAGAACCGCTGGTAA
- the trmD gene encoding tRNA (guanosine(37)-N1)-methyltransferase TrmD: MQFTIVTLFPEFFDSALGCGLMAKASESGLVSFAFKNPREHTTDRHHTVDDRPYGGGPGMVMMADPLAKTLGSIQASSGKPGRILMMAPKGRPFTQAMARELAQEESVTIICGRYEGFDARLEELFSIEPVSIGDYVLNGGETAALSVIEATSRLVPGYMGHEDSGEEESFSAGLLEYPHYTRPDVYEGLAVPDVLKSGDHKRIAEWRREQALKITLHSRPDILQEAPLSSNDLEILKKEDRNRVGRNLFCALVHYPVVNKEKKSVAVSLTNLDIHDIGRCSCTYGLGGYYISTPIEDQRRMLDELLRHWVTGPGTAANPDRGEALQIIRGVGYIEDAVRDISERTGQKPLLVATSAKGAGNMSVADLRQLLAERPVLLLFGTAHGLAPQVLEECDGILRPVRYLDGYNHLSVRTAAAIIIDRILGDAL, encoded by the coding sequence ATGCAGTTTACCATCGTCACACTCTTTCCGGAGTTCTTCGACTCTGCGCTCGGGTGCGGACTCATGGCCAAGGCCAGTGAATCCGGACTCGTTTCGTTCGCGTTCAAGAACCCGAGGGAACATACGACGGACAGACACCACACCGTGGACGACCGCCCCTACGGTGGCGGTCCCGGCATGGTCATGATGGCAGACCCTCTGGCAAAGACTCTTGGCAGCATTCAGGCATCTTCGGGCAAACCCGGCAGAATATTGATGATGGCCCCCAAGGGGCGTCCGTTCACGCAGGCCATGGCCCGCGAACTGGCGCAGGAGGAATCCGTCACCATCATCTGCGGGCGCTACGAAGGGTTTGATGCACGGTTGGAAGAACTCTTTTCCATTGAGCCTGTCTCCATAGGGGACTATGTGCTCAACGGCGGAGAAACCGCTGCCCTTTCGGTTATCGAGGCCACATCGCGCCTTGTGCCCGGCTACATGGGACACGAAGACTCCGGCGAAGAAGAGAGCTTTTCCGCAGGCTTACTTGAATATCCACACTACACCCGCCCCGATGTTTATGAAGGGCTGGCAGTGCCGGATGTTCTGAAATCCGGCGACCACAAGCGCATAGCCGAGTGGCGTCGTGAGCAGGCGTTGAAGATAACATTGCACAGCAGACCTGATATTTTGCAGGAAGCACCGCTATCTTCCAACGATCTGGAAATATTGAAAAAAGAAGACAGAAATCGCGTCGGACGAAATCTCTTTTGCGCACTGGTTCACTATCCTGTTGTAAATAAAGAGAAAAAATCTGTCGCAGTTTCTTTGACAAACCTCGATATACACGATATAGGCCGCTGTTCATGCACCTATGGTCTCGGTGGTTACTACATTTCCACTCCCATCGAAGATCAGCGGCGCATGCTGGATGAGCTGCTCCGGCACTGGGTGACCGGTCCGGGAACCGCCGCCAACCCTGACAGGGGAGAGGCATTGCAGATCATCCGTGGTGTCGGATATATTGAAGACGCCGTGCGCGATATTTCGGAACGGACCGGACAAAAGCCCCTGTTGGTTGCGACGAGCGCCAAGGGAGCGGGCAACATGAGTGTTGCCGACCTTCGCCAGCTGCTGGCGGAACGTCCTGTCTTGCTTCTGTTTGGTACGGCTCACGGTCTCGCCCCGCAGGTTCTTGAGGAGTGTGACGGGATACTGCGGCCGGTTCGATACCTTGACGGCTACAACCACCTCTCGGTGAGGACGGCTGCAGCCATTATCATTGATCGGATACTGGGCGACGCCCTGTGA
- the ptsP gene encoding phosphoenolpyruvate--protein phosphotransferase, with product MAREILHGVAVSAGISIGKAFFINRQSRRHIPRETIPASKVDYEIDRLTAASNMVRDEFEAARAKVPEELREHGAIIDSHLMICQDPKLMLAAATRIRDRGITAEWALEQSVETIAAAFSAIDDPYIRERIQDVRVVAERIMQRLLGGADTSRALEERMVLMAHDLTPADTIELEQDKIMSFTTCEGGKTSHTGILARSLQIPAIVGVEGLEECVRDGELVIVDALRGRILIDPTEDELADYSDLKYQFENYQKSIIHQCKLPGETVDGFRLDIQANIELADELQSVLDNGGEGVGLYRTEYAFLNRKKAPTEEELYREYATLAERLAPAKVTLRTLDVGADKMMNTQEKLEEANPALGLRGIRYCLKNLDLFRMQLRAILRASVHGNVAVMFPMISGIKEVRQARYQLNLVRQELDEAGIPYNPNMPVGIMIELPSAVMISETLAQEVDFFSIGTNDLIQYSLGIDRANKHVSYLYQPLHPAIVRSIKYVVDAAHRAGIEVSVCGEVASDPYCIPILMGMQIDAVSIAPQAIPGIKRIIRQVNMEECKQLLRDVLSHATVSKINRKVRQTIFKRFPEELTFFASLLDQDD from the coding sequence GTGGCACGCGAAATTCTTCACGGAGTAGCGGTTTCCGCCGGCATATCCATCGGCAAGGCGTTTTTCATCAACCGCCAGAGCAGACGGCATATCCCCCGCGAAACCATTCCGGCCAGCAAGGTGGATTACGAGATCGACCGGCTCACCGCCGCGTCCAACATGGTGCGCGACGAGTTCGAGGCGGCCCGCGCCAAGGTTCCGGAAGAACTCCGGGAGCATGGGGCCATCATAGATTCGCACCTCATGATATGTCAGGACCCCAAACTCATGCTGGCCGCAGCCACACGCATACGCGATCGTGGCATTACGGCGGAATGGGCGCTTGAACAGTCCGTGGAGACCATTGCCGCAGCCTTCAGTGCCATTGATGATCCGTATATCCGCGAACGGATTCAGGACGTGCGCGTGGTTGCGGAGCGCATCATGCAGCGCTTACTCGGCGGCGCGGACACCTCGCGCGCCCTTGAGGAGCGCATGGTGCTCATGGCGCACGATCTTACGCCGGCGGACACCATCGAGCTGGAGCAGGACAAAATCATGTCCTTCACCACCTGCGAGGGTGGCAAAACTTCGCATACGGGCATTCTTGCCCGTTCGCTGCAGATTCCCGCCATTGTCGGCGTGGAAGGTCTGGAAGAATGCGTTCGCGACGGAGAGCTCGTCATCGTGGATGCCCTGCGCGGGCGAATCCTCATCGATCCCACCGAAGACGAACTGGCAGACTATTCCGACCTGAAATACCAGTTCGAGAACTACCAGAAATCCATCATCCACCAGTGCAAACTGCCCGGTGAGACCGTGGACGGGTTCCGGCTCGATATTCAGGCCAACATTGAACTGGCCGACGAACTGCAGAGCGTGCTTGATAACGGTGGCGAGGGCGTGGGCCTCTACCGTACGGAATATGCCTTTCTGAACCGCAAGAAGGCTCCCACCGAAGAGGAGCTGTATCGCGAATATGCCACACTCGCGGAACGGCTTGCCCCTGCCAAGGTCACTCTGCGCACGCTCGACGTGGGCGCGGACAAGATGATGAACACGCAGGAAAAGCTGGAAGAGGCAAACCCCGCCCTCGGGCTGCGTGGCATACGTTATTGCCTGAAAAATCTGGATCTTTTCCGCATGCAGCTGCGGGCCATTCTGCGGGCCAGCGTGCATGGCAATGTGGCTGTCATGTTCCCCATGATTTCCGGAATCAAAGAGGTACGGCAGGCCCGCTACCAGCTCAACCTCGTCCGGCAGGAACTGGACGAGGCCGGTATTCCCTATAACCCCAACATGCCTGTGGGCATCATGATCGAGCTGCCCAGTGCGGTCATGATATCCGAAACACTGGCGCAGGAAGTGGACTTCTTCTCCATCGGCACCAACGATCTCATCCAGTATTCGCTGGGGATCGACCGTGCCAACAAGCATGTCTCCTACCTGTACCAGCCCCTGCACCCCGCCATTGTGCGGTCCATCAAATATGTGGTGGACGCGGCGCACCGTGCGGGCATAGAAGTGAGCGTCTGCGGCGAAGTGGCATCCGACCCCTACTGCATCCCCATCCTCATGGGCATGCAGATTGATGCGGTCTCCATCGCTCCGCAGGCCATACCCGGCATAAAGCGCATCATCCGTCAGGTGAACATGGAAGAGTGCAAGCAGCTGCTGCGCGATGTGCTCAGCCACGCCACTGTTTCCAAAATCAACCGCAAGGTGCGCCAGACCATATTCAAGCGCTTCCCGGAAGAGCTGACATTTTTTGCATCCCTGCTCGATCAGGACGATTAG